A window of the Podospora bellae-mahoneyi strain CBS 112042 chromosome 6, whole genome shotgun sequence genome harbors these coding sequences:
- a CDS encoding hypothetical protein (EggNog:ENOG503P6G4), translating into MRSHHRLLFRLQRKTKAMDMAYMNSDSESEAGGHPGFSHSHGGGAPLYPPSPSPQPTKPSPIGSEMAKKKAAEKKLAEKVEHAEKNGNPTPATKVLTTPSSTLAGGSSSRESLVYNGRPKKSVATTDAPIVDQFDRLSLAPPQQVVKTTSQIFRGAAAKVSKNFEDDEIHHDHKEMRKQCRLVLRRIWGLREGLHMLQDTAGISDEFLKQLDYDIQGLINSVSQMMDEGDKVGLELLRLIALAESCGDEGRKTQEDLQRFKKEHESIVEEYKFAKEELKQVLTDNRLEVQMAQQRVKELEEERLTLDQVVATYKSKNARDSEMIQFLREKLEKLDMENGYLREQVEGKRNLWMQVHTDEKERDAARNIIKQSSMLGMGQSRPLSHHVSQVSLRPGPRHGPHHDQGLRSFQSYSQLPSGLSPKDSQLIRTPHGGTSTISNGPQSLQNSHLKQITSGSTASANRILNNKATTADNWRRSTPRASVIRADLSGSPSERNPASPYATFSDLESPAAFKQTDETTWAREFEDFYSLMLGFCNSHFKRLQVNPQIVHASIQTKIPSLYNYMCTVINPGRPEEGQGYALSLLCETTTRPYYLLRLMLQHIVNLIFTTDGWTGFSKAVDEEMESLGQVLECSKKLSERDAASKRLAELVAEIEANKQGPNFKNRKVIEHNQILRKMIAPFIKLAKANQEAILHDLFTVTQAAWELSSKLLKAKRTFHYVFNDTGAKYSDDVHMAVETLLKPGDMALRNYRVKLSITPIVTMRSDENLTIRASQIVKAKVLVMP; encoded by the exons ATGCGCTCCCACCACAGACTGCTTTTCCGCCTCCAGAGAAAGACCAAAGCCATGGATATGGCTTATATGAACTCCGACTCCGAGTCGGAAGCCGGCGGTCACCCCGGCTTCAGCCACTcccacggcggcggtgcGCCGCtctaccccccctccccctccccccaacccaccaagCCCTCGCCCATCGGCTCAgagatggccaagaagaaggcagcggagaagaagctcgccgAAAAGGTTGAGCATGCCGAGAAGAACggcaacccaacccccgccaCCAAGGTGTTAACGACACCTTCGTCGACCTTGGCCGGGGGTTCCTCCAGTCGTGAATCCTTGGTCTACAATGGCAGACCCAAGAAGAGCGTCGCCACCACTGATGCTCCCATCGTCGATCAGTTCGATCGACTTTCTTTGGCTCCGCCCCAACAGGTCGTCAAGACCACGAGCCAGATCTTCCGCggggctgctgccaaggtGTCGAAGAATttcgaggatgacgagatcCATCATGATCACAAG GAAATGCGAAAGCAGTGTCGTTTGGTCTTGCGCCGCATATGGGGACTTCGTGAAGGCCTGCACATGTTGCAAGATACTGCGGGTATCTCTGACGAGTTTTTGAAGCAATTAGACTACGACATCCAGGGCCTCATCAACTCCGTTTCTCAGATGATGGATGAGGGTGACAAGGTCGGCTTGGAGCTTCTTCGACTTATTGCCCTTGCTGAGTCGTGTGGAGATGAAGGCCGCAAGACTCAAGAGGACCTTCAGCGGTTCAAGAAAGAGCACGAGAGCATCGTCGAGGAGTACAAGTTCGCCAAGGAAGAGCTAAAGCAAGTCTTGACCGACAACAGGTTGGAAGTCCAGATGGCCCAGCAGAGggtcaaggagctggaggaggagcgcctTACTCTTGACCAGGTTGTTGCGACCTACAAGAGTAAGAATGCCAGAGACTCGGAGATGATCCAGTTTCTCCGCGAGAAGCTCGAAAAGCTAGACATGGAGAACGGTTACCTGCGTGAGCAGGTTGAAGGCAAACGCAATCTCTGGATGCAGGTTCACACCGACGAAAAGGAGCGCGATGCTGCCCgaaacatcatcaagcagTCGTCGATGCTTGGAATGGGCCAGTCTCGCCCATTGTCACACCATGTCTCCCAAGTGAGCCTCCGTCCGGGCCCCCGGCATGGTCCGCATCATGATCAAGGCCTCCGATCTTTCCAGTCCTACAGCCAACTGCCGTCTGGCTTGTCTCCCAAGGACTCGCAGCTGATTCGGACTCCGCATGGCGGGACCTCCACGATATCTAACGGACCCCAGTCTTTGCAGAACTCTCATCTCAAGCAGATTACATCTGGCAGCACAGCTTCTGCAAACAGAATCCTGAACAATAAGGCCACTACTGCCGATAACTGGCGTCGCTCCACTCCGCGGGCTTCAGTCATCAGGGCCGATTTATCTGGCAGTCCGTCTGAACGCAATCCTGCTTCACCGTATGCTACCTTCTCGGACCTGGAGAGTCCTGCCGCGTTCAAGCAGACTGATGAAACGACATGGGCCAGAGAATTTGAGGATTTCTATAGCCTGATGCTTGGATTCTGCAACTCGCACTTCAAGCGTCTTCAGGTCAATCCCCAGATTGTTCACGCCAGCATCCAGACGAAGATACCGAGCTTGTACAACTACATGTGCACGGTCATCAACCCCGGGAGGCCAGAGGAAGGCCAAGGCTATGCCTTGTCTCTCTTGTGCGAGACCACTACGCGCCCCTACTACCTACTTCGCCTCATGCTGCAGCACATTGTCAACCTGATCTTCACCACCGACGGCTGGACTGGATTCAGCAAGGCtgttgatgaagagatggagagcCTTGGTCAAGTCTTGGAGTGCAGCAAGAAGCTCTCAGAGCGCGATGCGGCCAGCAAACGTTTGGCCGAGCTTGTCGCCGAAATTGAGGCAAACAAGCAAGGACCAAACTTCAAGAATCGCAAAGTCATCGAGCACAACCAGATTCTGAGGAAGATGATCGCGCCTTTCATCAAGCTGGCCAAGGCCAACCAAGAGGCCATCTTGCACGACTTATTTACCGTCACGCAGGCCGCCTGGGAGTTGTCGTCTAAGCTGCTCAAGGCGAAGCGCACGTTCCACTACGTCTTCAACGACACGGGTGCCAAATATTCAGACGACGTCCATATGGCGGTTGAGACTCTTCTGAAGCCGGGGGATATGGCTCTCCGAAACTACAGGGTCAAGCTCTCGATCACGCCCATCGTCACGATGCGCAGCGATGAGAATCTTACCATCCGGGCCTCGCAGATTGTGAAGGCCAAAGTTTTGGTCATGCCCTAG
- a CDS encoding hypothetical protein (EggNog:ENOG503NXE2; COG:S), producing the protein MASLQPEPRGRSRASSAASSIRSNTSDTKRSFFGSLKDIVKRSSRSPSPNPNKMCNPFFTSAATVTANDMAAGAPLSEAPPPYTAQPPQPNPSISINKPTTNPQHRTPSPSPSATSILSTPEDPYAFLSMFDTIFLIDDSGSMSSQNRWKETKSALQAIAPICTAHDSDGVDVYFLNSKNPAHPSTGFIGRKTAQSINQLFSDVHPTGWTPTGSRIRDILGPYVKRYVEMVKRGVDPDNTGIKPVNVIVITDGAASDDPEGVIVNLARKLDEVEAPSHQVGIQFFQVGDDGEAGRALRELDDGLRGVRDMVDTVSFDQRGSWADGGGRVLSAEGILKTVLGAVVKRLDRRVVGERQGGLLAPRS; encoded by the coding sequence ATGGCCTCTTTACAACCAGAACCCCGCGGCCGCTCTCGAGcatcctcagcagcctcttCTATCAGGTCCAACACCAGTGACACCAAAAGAAGCTTCTTCGGCTCTCTCAAAGACATAGTCAAGAGATCCTCCcgctcaccctcaccaaacccaaacaagaTGTgcaaccccttcttcaccagcgcGGCGACAGTGACGGCGAACGACATGGCAGCCGGAGCCCCGTTGTCAgaagcaccacccccctacACGGCCCAgcccccccagcccaacccatcaatctccatcaacaaacccaccaccaacccccaacaccggaccccctccccctccccctcggcaacgtccatcctctccaccccggAAGACCCTTatgccttcctctccatgtTCGACACCATTTTTCTGATTGACGACTCAGGCTCAATGTCCTCCCAAAACAGGTGGAAAGAGACCAAATCAGCCCTGCAAGCCATCGCACCTATTTGCACCGCCCACGACAGCGACGGGGTAGATGTCTacttcctcaactccaaaaaCCCCGCGCACCCCTCCACGGGGTTTATAGGGAGGAAAACAGCGCAGTCGATCAACCAGCTGTTTAGCGACGTGCACCCCACAGGATGGACACCCACCGGTTCAAGAATCAGGGACATTCTCGGTCCGTATGTCAAGAGATatgtggagatggtgaagaggggtGTGGACCCGGATAACACGGGGATTAAGCCGGTGAATGTGATTGTAATTACGGACGGGGCGGCGAGCGATGACCCGGAGGGGGTGATTGTCAACCTGGCGAGGAAGCTGGACGAAGTTGAGGCGCCGAGTCACCAGGTCGGGATACAGTTTTTTcaggttggggatgatggggaggcggggagggcgctgagggagttggatgatgggttgaggggggtgagggatatGGTTGATACTGTGAGCTTTGATCAGAGGGGCAGCTGGGcggatgggggggggagggtgttgagtgCCGAGGGGATTTTGAAGACGGTgctgggggcggtggtgaagaggttggatcggagggttgtgggggagaggcagggggggttgttggcgcCTAGGAGTTAG